A segment of the Streptomyces sp. P9-A2 genome:
GACAAGGTCCAGCAGACCGCCATCGACCTCGGCCTCCCCTCCACCACGCCCGAACTGACCCCCTCCCCCTCCATCGCCCTCGGCGTGGCCACCGCCAGCACCCTGGACATGGCCCAGGCCTACGCGACCCTCGCCAACCACGGCGTACACAGCGACGCCGTCCTGATCGAGAAGATCACCAAGGACGGAAAAGAAACAGTGCCGCTGCCCGAGCCGAAGAAACACCGGGCCGTCAGCCGCGAAGCCGCCGACACCACCACCGCCGTCCTGCGCGGCGTCGTCCAGAACGGCACCGCGACCGCCGCCCTCGGCGCGGGCCGCCCCGCCGCCGGCAAGACCGGCACCGCGGAGGAGGACAAGGCCGCCTGGTTCGCCGGCTACACCCCCGAACTCGCCACCGTCATCGCGGTCATGGGCCAGAACCCGGACACCGCCGCACAGGAGAAGCTGTACGGCGCGATGGGACTGCCCCGCGTCAACGGCGGCGGGGCCCCCGCCGAGATCTGGGCCCAGTTCACCCGGGAGGCACTGGAGGACAAGCCCGTCAGCGCCTTCGACCTCGAACTGCAGCCGGACGCCGAACGGACCGCACCACCGACCGCCGGCACCGGCTCCCTCCCGCCCACGACCACCCCGGACGACGACACCCCCACCCCCGGACCGGACGAGAACACGGACCGGACCCCGGGCCCGGACGACGGCACCGGCGAAGGCCGCACCGAAGGCGGCACGAACGAAGGCACCGACGGCGACACCACGACCGGCGGCACGGACGACGGCACCTCCACCGGCGGCACCACGGACGGAACCACCGGCGGCGGCACCACCGGCGACACCGGCAGCGGCGGAACCGGAGGCAACGGCTCGACCGACGGCGAGAACCCCGGCGCGGGCAGCCGAGGAGGCCTCACCGGCTTCATCCCACGCCCCCGCGGGGAATGAGCGCGGGGAGGTCAGCGGGGGCGCGCCCGGGAAGTGGCCCCGGGGTGCGTGAGCACGGGGAGCGAGCGCCGGAAGTGAGCGCCGGGAGCGACCGCGCCCAGCGCTCAGCCACTCAGTGCCCCGACATCGCCTTCAACCCCACCACGGCGACCACCGACGGCCCGTCTCGTCGGGGCCCAGTGAGCCCCCACCCCGAAGCCCCGGCCAGAACGGCCGGAAGGGCTGGTGACCATGGTCACCAGCCCTTCCGGCCGTCACAACGGCAACACCGCGACACTCCACGGGCCCACGGATCTACAGGTACAGGCCCGTCGAGTCCTCCGACCCCTCGAACCGGTCCGCGGCCACGGCGTGCAGATCACGCTCCCGCATCAGCACGTACGCGGTACCCCGCACCTCGACCTCCGCACGGTCCTCCGGGTCGTACAGCACCCGGTCACCCGTCTCCACCGTCCGGACGTTCTGCCCCACCGCGACGACCTCGGCCCAGGCCAGCCGACGGCCGACCGCCGCCGTCGCGGGAATCAGGATGCCGCCCCCGGACCGCCGCTCGCCCTCACTCGCGTCCTGCCGCACCAGCACACGGTCGTGCAGCATCCGGATAGGCAGCTTGTCGTGCCGGGGATCGTGCTCGTTCTTCTTCGCGCTCACGCCTGAAACCTACCTGCCTCGGCCACGGATGTACGCGATCGGGTCCGGATCCGGACCCGGGTAAGGGTGCGGGTAAGGGTGCGGGTAAGGGTGCGGGTATGGGTACGGATACGGATCAACGCCTGCGCCGGCGCGACCCCAGAGCCAGCAGCCCCACCACACCCACCACTACCACCACCGCGACCGGCACGACCCGCTCCAGCCGCGGCGCACCGTTCAGATCCACGAACTGCGCCTTGACATCACTCACCGCACGATTGACACCGACGTACGCCCTGCCGAGCGTGTGATCGACATGGGAGGCGGCCCTGGCCTTCGCGTCCCCCACGATCGTCTTCGGATGCACCCGCACGCCGATCTCGTCCAGGGTCTCGGCCAGCACCGCGCGACGGCGCTTGATGTCCGCCTCGATCTCCGCCGGGGTTCTGGTGTCCGCCGTGTCCGCCACCGTGTCGCCTCCGAAATCCGCTGAAACCATAAAAGCCGTACCTGTGCCGGACAGTCTGTCAGCTTCACGCCGCACCGCACGGTCAGGG
Coding sequences within it:
- a CDS encoding GroES family chaperonin, producing MSAKKNEHDPRHDKLPIRMLHDRVLVRQDASEGERRSGGGILIPATAAVGRRLAWAEVVAVGQNVRTVETGDRVLYDPEDRAEVEVRGTAYVLMRERDLHAVAADRFEGSEDSTGLYL
- a CDS encoding DUF3618 domain-containing protein, which produces MADTADTRTPAEIEADIKRRRAVLAETLDEIGVRVHPKTIVGDAKARAASHVDHTLGRAYVGVNRAVSDVKAQFVDLNGAPRLERVVPVAVVVVVGVVGLLALGSRRRRR